The window CGCGAACACCGCGGCCTTGAAGATTTTCATCATCGCTTCTCCTGTTTTCGATGAGACTTGGTTTTTGCGGGCCGTGCCGGTGTTCCCGTGGTCTCGGCACGGCCCGCTTCCTTCGGTGCGGCGGTTCGCGGCCGGAAAAGCGGCAGCGTTCCGGTCCAGAGGATGCGCGCTGCCTTGTCGGTCCTGTTCCACCAGTAATGCGGCTGGATGCCCCTGAAATGCAGCCCATCGCCGTTCGTCAGCGTCGTCTGTTCACCATCGAGGCTGAAGAGGATCTCACCATCGAGGATGAAGACGATCTCCTCCCCTTCATGGCTGAACACTTCCGACCGGTGGCCCGGCGGGATCGTGATGACGAAGCTCGAAAGCTGATTTCCGGCAAAGTCTGCGCCGATGCGCTCGTAGGCGACCGGAGAGCCACCGACGGAAAAGACCATTCGGTCTTCAGCGCGCGAAAGACCGGTGTCGATTGCCGGGGCGAGGATGAAATGGCTGATCTCGGTGTCGAGGCCGCGTGCGATCTGGGCGAGCGTGCCAAGCGAAGGCATGGCGAGATCCCGTTCGACCTGGCTGAGATAGCCGACCGAAACACCGGCCGCATCACTGAGTTCCTGAAGCGTCATGTGCATCTGCCGCCGTCGCGCGCGCACCAGCGCGCCGATCCTCGGCTGCGGCGCGGAATTCGCGCTTGCCTGTTCGGCACGGGCATCGTCCGATGCAGTCACCGAGTCTCCTCCTCAGTAAAATTTTTTTGATCTAAGCAAATTTGTTTATATACTCCAAGCGAATTCTTGCGCTATGGGCGTGGTCCAACGCAGGGTTATGAGGGATGGAGCCGCCGTGGCAGATGACAGCACGACCACCGTCGCCGGGCCAGCGCGCCGCCGTGGCCCGACCAGCTCGGGCCATCGCCGGCTCATCGCAACGACCGGTTTTCTCGTCACGCTGGCCGTAACGTTCCTCGGACTTCTCGCGATCACCTTCTTCATCGGCCGGATCGTGCCGATCGATCCGGTGCTCGCGGTCGTCGGCGACCGTGCGCCCGCCGCCGTCTATGAGCGGGTGCGCGTCGAAATGGGCCTCGATCGTCCGTTGACGACGCAGTTCGTAAGCTATGTCGGCGACGTGCTGACCGGCAATTTCGGTACCTCGGTTTCGACCGGGCGGCCCGTTCTCGAGGATCTTGCCCGTGTCTTCCCGGCGACGCTGGAGATGGCAACGCTCGGCATCGTCATCGGTGTCCTGCTGGGCGTTCCCCTCGGGGTCATTGCCGCAAGCCGGCGCGGCTCCTGGCTCGACCAGGCAATCCGCGTCGTCGGCCTGCTCGGCTATTCGGTTCCCGCCTTCTGGCTCGGCCTTGTCGGCCTCGCGGTGTTCTATGCCCGGCTCAACTGGGTGGGAGGCCCCGGCCGCGTCGAGATCTTCCTCGACGGCATCGTGCAGCCGGTGACCGGCCTCCTGCTGATCGACAGCATCATCGCCGGCGATTGGGAGGTCTTCGGCAACGCCGTCTGGCATCTGATATTGCCGGCCTCCTGCCTCGGCTTCTTCTCGCTGGCCTACATCGCCCGCATGACGCGCTCGTTCATGCTCGACCAGCTGAGCCAGGAATATGTCACCACCGCCCGGGTCAAGGGTGTTCCGGAACGGCTGGTCATCTGGCGCCATGCGTTCCGGCCGATCCGCGTGCCGCTGATCACCGTCATCGGGCTTTCCTATGCCGGCCTGCTCGAAGGCTCGGTGATGATCGAGACGATCTTCTCCTGGCCCGGAATCGGCAACTATCTGACCGTGGCGCTGCTCAACGCCGACATGTCCGCGGTGCTCGGCTCGACCCTCGTGGTCGGTGCGGTCTTCATCGGCATCAACAAGATTTCGGACGTGCTCTATCGCGTGCTCGATCCGCGTGCGCGCTAGGGAGGTGTGTGACGTGGCGACGCTTCGCGACTGGCTGATCGACGACAGCCCCGCTTCCCCGATGCAGGCCCGGCTTGGCCGGCTCTACCGCATCTTCGGCGCGCTGATGCACAATCCGCTGGCGGTGATCGGCGCGATCATCATCGCCGCCCTGATCCTCGCAGCCCTTTTTGCGCCGTGGCTCGCGACGCACGATCCGCTACGCCAGGCACTTGCCGAACGGTTGCTGCCGCCGAGCGCCGCACACTGGATGGGCACGGACGAACTCGGGCGCGATATCTGGTCGCGCGTCGTCTACGGCGCCCGCATTACCCTGGTGATCGTCGCACTTGTCGCCGTCCTTGCGGCGCCGGCCGGACTCGTCATCGGCGTCGTCTCCGGCTATTTCGGCGGCTGGGTCGATCGCATCCTCATGGGCATCACCGATATCTTCCTGTCGCTGCCGAAGCTGATCCTGGCGCTCGCCTTCGTCGCCGCGCTCGGCCCGGGGATCGAGAACGCCATCATCGCGATCGCGATCACCTCCTGGCCCGGCTACGCGCGCGTCGCGCGCGCCGAAACGCTGACGTTCAAGAATTCCGAGTTCATTGCCGCCGTGCGGCTGCTCGGCGCGTCGAGCCTTCGGGTCAATCTCGGCCATGTGCTGCCGCTCTGCACCTCCTCGATGATCATCCGCGTCACCCTCGACATGGCCGGCATCATCCTGACAGCGGCCGGCCTCGGCTTCATCGGCCTCGGCGCCCAGCCGCCCCTGCCGGAGTGGGGCGCGATGATCTCGCGCGGACGCTCCTTCATTCTCGATCAATGGTGGGTCGCAACGATGCCGGGCTTCGCGATCATTCTCGTCAGCCTCGGCTTCTGCTTCCTCGGAGATGGTCTTCGCGACGTGCTTGACCCGAAGAGCGGAGAACAGCGCTGATGAGACCGCTTCTCGAAATCGAAAACCTGCGTGTCACCTTCCCGACGGCACGCGGCGATATCGACGTCGTCCGCGGCGTCTCCTTCACGCTTAGACGCGAGCGCCTCGGCATCGTCGGCGAAAGCGGCTCCGGCAAATCGATGACCGGCCGTTCGATCCTGAAGCTCGTGCGCGCGCCCGGGCGCGTGACCGCAGACAAGCTCGCCTTCGATGGCATCGATCTTCGCACCCGCTCGGAAAAGCAGATGCGCTCCATCCGCGGCGCCCGCATCTCGATGGTGATGCAGGACCCGAAATTCTCGCTCAATCCGGTGATGACCATCGGCGAGCAGATCGCCGAGGCGCTGCTGACGCACAAACGTCTGCCGCGGCGGGAAGTAAACGACCGCATGCATGCCATGCTCGAATCGGTACGCATCGCCGATCCGGAGCGGGTTGCGCGGCTTTACCCGCACGAGGTTTCAGGCGGCATGGGGCAGCGGGTGATGATAGCGATGATGCTCATTCCCGAGCCGGACCTGCTCATTGCCGACGAGCCGACCTCGGCACTCGACGTCTCGGTCCAGGCACAGGTGCTCGACATCATCGACGAACTCGTTCGGCGCAAGGGTATGGGGCTGATTTTCATCAGCCACGACCTCAATCTCGTCTCAAGCTATTGCGACCGGATCCTGGTGATGAACGCCGGCGAAGTGGTGGAAGGGTGCATGGCCGGCGAATTGATGAACGCCAAGCACCCCTACACACGCGGCCTCATCGCCTCCATTCCGCGTCTCGATGAAACAAGGGACGAGCTGCCCGTGCTCGACCGCAGCGCCTGGGCCAAAGCATGACCGCGCTCTCTCTCAAAGACCTCGACATCTCCTACGGCGATACGCAGATCACCCACAAAGTGAGCCTCGACATCGCCGAGGGCGAAAGCTTTGCGCTCGTCGGCGAAAGCGGCTCGGGCAAGTCCACCGTCCTGAAGGCAATCGCCGGGTTGGCGCCGGATTGGACCGGCGAGATCCGCGTTCTCGGCAAGCCGCGCAGCCACGGCGTCGACCGCAACTTCTCGCGGATCTGCCAGATGGTGTTCCAGGACCCCTATGGCTCGTTGCATCCGCGCAAGACCGTCGACGCGACGCTTGGCGAAGCGTTGACGATCCACGGCATCGGCGACCGGAGCGCCCGGGTCGAAGAGGTCATGGCATCTGTCGGCCTCGACCGGAAATTCCGCTTCCGCTTTCCGCACCAGCTTTCCGGTGGCCAGCGCCAGCGCGTGGCGATTGCCCGTGCACTGATGCTGAAACCGAAGATCCTGCTGCTCGACGAGCCGACCTCGGCGCTTGACGTTTCGGTCCAGGCGGAAATCCTCAACCTGCTCAAGCGACTGCGCCGCGAGCAGAACCTCACCTTCCTGATGGTTACCCACAATCTGCCGGTCGTCTCGTTTCTCTGCGACCGGCTGGCGGTCATGCGCCAAGGCCGCATCGTCGAAGTGGTCGGCGTCGACGAGTTGAAGCGCGGTGAACTAAAGGAACCCTATTCGCGCGAACTGATGCAGATCAGCGCCGCACACTCCACCTAGATCATTTCATTGTTTCCTTGAACCCGTGAAATGACCTAACTCTTTGAAATTACGCAAATCCGGACGAAAAACCGTTACACACTTTTCCTGGAATTGCTCGAACCCTCCTCACACAAAGCCTCCCAAGGAACTATGATGAATACCGAGCATATCGCCGCCCTGGCGGAATTTGACGCGACCATTGCCAACGACACCGGCACGGAAGCGCCCTACCGCGCGCTGCAGACGCTCAGCCGAAAGCTGATCGGCGCCAAGCTTTTCACGATCATGACGGTGGACATGGCGAACGAGCTGGCGCGCCGCGCCTATACTTCCCATCCCGACGAATATCCGGTCTCCGGCACCAAGCCGATCCACTACGATCGCTGGTTCGACACGGTCCACAAGGCGCGCGAGACCTTCGTCGCCAATACAATCGCTGACATTTCCACGGTCTTCGGCGACTACGAGACGATCGCCGCACTCGGCTGCGGATCGGTCGTGAACATTCCTGTCGTCGTCGGTGGTGAACTGCTTGGCACGGTCAACTGTCTGGACGTCGAGCATCACTACACGCCGGAAAGGGTCGCGCTTTCGAAGCTCATCGAGATGCCGGCGAAGCTCGCGTTTCTCGCAGCCGCACGGACCGCGGCGAAGTAAAGCGGGTCCGTCGCGCACCAATCTCGATCGGGTCGCGGCACGTTTATGACCGCGACGCTTCGCCTTCGTCACGCCCGAGGCGTCAGGCGGATTCCGGCGGAAT of the Sinorhizobium chiapasense genome contains:
- a CDS encoding helix-turn-helix domain-containing protein; this translates as MTASDDARAEQASANSAPQPRIGALVRARRRQMHMTLQELSDAAGVSVGYLSQVERDLAMPSLGTLAQIARGLDTEISHFILAPAIDTGLSRAEDRMVFSVGGSPVAYERIGADFAGNQLSSFVITIPPGHRSEVFSHEGEEIVFILDGEILFSLDGEQTTLTNGDGLHFRGIQPHYWWNRTDKAARILWTGTLPLFRPRTAAPKEAGRAETTGTPARPAKTKSHRKQEKR
- a CDS encoding ABC transporter permease, yielding MRDGAAVADDSTTTVAGPARRRGPTSSGHRRLIATTGFLVTLAVTFLGLLAITFFIGRIVPIDPVLAVVGDRAPAAVYERVRVEMGLDRPLTTQFVSYVGDVLTGNFGTSVSTGRPVLEDLARVFPATLEMATLGIVIGVLLGVPLGVIAASRRGSWLDQAIRVVGLLGYSVPAFWLGLVGLAVFYARLNWVGGPGRVEIFLDGIVQPVTGLLLIDSIIAGDWEVFGNAVWHLILPASCLGFFSLAYIARMTRSFMLDQLSQEYVTTARVKGVPERLVIWRHAFRPIRVPLITVIGLSYAGLLEGSVMIETIFSWPGIGNYLTVALLNADMSAVLGSTLVVGAVFIGINKISDVLYRVLDPRAR
- a CDS encoding ABC transporter permease; translated protein: MQARLGRLYRIFGALMHNPLAVIGAIIIAALILAALFAPWLATHDPLRQALAERLLPPSAAHWMGTDELGRDIWSRVVYGARITLVIVALVAVLAAPAGLVIGVVSGYFGGWVDRILMGITDIFLSLPKLILALAFVAALGPGIENAIIAIAITSWPGYARVARAETLTFKNSEFIAAVRLLGASSLRVNLGHVLPLCTSSMIIRVTLDMAGIILTAAGLGFIGLGAQPPLPEWGAMISRGRSFILDQWWVATMPGFAIILVSLGFCFLGDGLRDVLDPKSGEQR
- a CDS encoding ABC transporter ATP-binding protein — protein: MRPLLEIENLRVTFPTARGDIDVVRGVSFTLRRERLGIVGESGSGKSMTGRSILKLVRAPGRVTADKLAFDGIDLRTRSEKQMRSIRGARISMVMQDPKFSLNPVMTIGEQIAEALLTHKRLPRREVNDRMHAMLESVRIADPERVARLYPHEVSGGMGQRVMIAMMLIPEPDLLIADEPTSALDVSVQAQVLDIIDELVRRKGMGLIFISHDLNLVSSYCDRILVMNAGEVVEGCMAGELMNAKHPYTRGLIASIPRLDETRDELPVLDRSAWAKA
- a CDS encoding ABC transporter ATP-binding protein codes for the protein MTALSLKDLDISYGDTQITHKVSLDIAEGESFALVGESGSGKSTVLKAIAGLAPDWTGEIRVLGKPRSHGVDRNFSRICQMVFQDPYGSLHPRKTVDATLGEALTIHGIGDRSARVEEVMASVGLDRKFRFRFPHQLSGGQRQRVAIARALMLKPKILLLDEPTSALDVSVQAEILNLLKRLRREQNLTFLMVTHNLPVVSFLCDRLAVMRQGRIVEVVGVDELKRGELKEPYSRELMQISAAHST
- a CDS encoding GAF domain-containing protein → MNTEHIAALAEFDATIANDTGTEAPYRALQTLSRKLIGAKLFTIMTVDMANELARRAYTSHPDEYPVSGTKPIHYDRWFDTVHKARETFVANTIADISTVFGDYETIAALGCGSVVNIPVVVGGELLGTVNCLDVEHHYTPERVALSKLIEMPAKLAFLAAARTAAK